DNA from Pseudoxanthomonas sp. CF385:
TTCCCCGGTCAGTTCGTCGCTGCGGCCGTCGAGGAACAGCCCCGCCTGCCGCACCGATTCCGCGTAATCGGCTTCCGGGACCAACCCCACGCACGGCGCGCTGCACCGTCCGATCTGGTACTGCAGGCAGGGACGCGACCGGTTGCGGAACACGCTGTCCTCGCAGTTCCGGATGCGGAACAGCTTCTGCATGAGGTTCAACGTCTCGCGCACCGCCGTGGCACCGGGATACGGGCCGAAGTACCGCCCCGGCGTGGCCCGCGCCCCCCGGTGGAACGCGATGCGCGGCCATTCCTCGCGCGTCAGCAGCACGTAGGGATAGCTCTTGTCGTCGCGCAGCAGCACGTTGTAGCGCGGCGTCAGCGACTTGATCAGCTGGTTCTCGAGCAGCAGCGCTTCCGCTTCGGTGCGGGTGACGGTCACGTCCATGCGCGCGACCTGGGTCAGCATCGACAGGATCCGCGGCGACTTGGGCGAGTTGTTGAAGTAGCTGGTGACGCGCTTGCGCAGCGCACCCGCCTTGCCGACGTACAGCAGGCTGTCGTCGGCGGCATACATGCGGTAAACGCCGGGGGCCGTGCTCAGGCCGGCCGCGAAGACCTTGCCGTCGAAGGCCGGCTGGGGACTGCGACTCATTCGTCGATCGGAACGTGGCTCAATTCGCCGGTGGCGATATCGTAGCGCAGGACCGCGTGAGCGTCGGTTTCGGCGATCCACACCGCGCCGGCGGCCACGGAAAGACCGGCCGGCCCGTGCAGCGCGCGCGGCAGCGCGACGGTCGTCAGGTCGCCGCCGCCGAGCCGCAGCGTGCGCAGGCTGCCATTGCCGCTGTCGGCGATCCACATCACCGGCGAGTCCGGACTGAGGGCGATCGCCTGCGGGTGTTGCAGTCGGGCCCCCTCGCGCGGGCCATCGTCCGCACCGAAGGTCCAGGCGTTCTGCCCCACCAGCGTCTGCACGGTGTCGCCACGCAACTGCATGGAACGCAGCGACGAGCCCACGGCGTCGCACACGTAGAGCGTCTGCAGCACCGCCGCCAGGCCCGCAGGCTGCGCGAACGCCGCCATCGGCCCGCTGCCGTCGCGGACGTCGAGTTGCCCGGAGCCCGCGCGTGCGCGGAGTTCGCGCGTACCGAGGTCGTAGCTCCATACCCGGTTGTCGCCGGCCATGGCCATGAAGATCTGGTTGTTGTTCACTACCAGCGCCTGCGGCTGGTTGAGCGCGACGTTCCGCGCCACGTCGACCACACCGTCGGTGGGCTCGCCGGCCCGGCCGTTACCGCACAAGGTGTCCACCGTGCTGGTGGGCAGGTTGATGCGGCGGAGCGCATGGTTGCCGGTGTCGGCGACATAGAGCGACTCGCGTACGAGCGCGAGTCCCTGGGGCCGGCGGAACGCGGCATGGTTGAGTTCGCCATCGGCGAAGTCCGCGGTGCCCATGCCGAACTGGCGGATCACCCGTCCCTGGTGGTTGCACTCGAGCACGCGGTGATGGCCGCTGTCCGCCACGAACAGGCGGTCCGGCGTGGCCACCAGTCCGGTCGGGAAGCACAGCGGCATCCGCGGTTCCGGGTGGATTTCGCGAAAGCTGCGCAGGTCGTCGTCCGGTGGCGCGTGCAGGCCGTCGCACAGGCGGGCGATCTGGCGCTCCAGCTCCTGCAGGCCATCGGCGCCCACGGCCCGATGACGCACCTGGCCTTCGCCATCGATCAGCAGGACCGTCGGCCAGGCATCCACGCCGTAGCGCTGCCAGGCCACCCAGTCGGCATCGTGCGCCAGCGGCAGCGCGTTGCCGTGCCGGCGCAGGCGCTTGAGGGCTTGCTGGGGGTCGCGTTCGCTGTCGAAGCGCGGAACATGAATGGCCAATGCCTGCAGGCGGCCGAGATAGCGGGCCTGAAGCACGGCCAGATCGTTCAGCCGCTGCGCGCACCAGGCGGAGGCGCTGTTGACGAACGCCAGCGCGACGATCCGTCCCCGCTGCTCGTGCAGCGTGGTGGCGGGCGCATTCAGCCATTGCAGGCCACGCGGCAGCTCGGGAGCCATGGTCATGTCAGTCATCTTCCCTGATTATGCCCAAGTCTCACATGGCGCAGAGCCGGGCCACGACCGCCTGTGCTGCCGAATCGACCAGTCGCCAGACCTGCTGGAAGTCCTCGGGGCCGCCCGTGTAAGGGTCGGGGATCTCGCCGCTTGGCTGCGTCCCGGCCCAGTCGAGCAGCAGGACGACCCGATCGCGGCGCCCGGCGGGTGCGCGCTGCACCACATCGCGCAGGTTGTTCTCGTCGGCGCAGAGCAGCCAGTCGAAGTCGTCGAAATCCGTGGGCCGCAACTGACGCGCACGCTGGCCGCTGATGTCCACGCCGTGTCCGCGGGCGCAGGCGATCGCGCGGCGGTCCGGTGCCTCCCCCGCATGCCAGCCGCCGGTCCCGGCCGAATCCACCTCGACGCGCCCCGCCAGCCGCGAGGCCTCAAGCCGGGCACGCAGGGCGCCCTCGGCCATGGGCGAACGGCAGATGTTGCCCAGGCAGACCATCAGCAGTTTCACGCACCGCCCTGCAGCAGTGCCTCGGCGCGCGCCAGGTCTTCGGGGGTGTCGACGCCCGGCGGGAACGGCGCCGGGGTCAGCGCCACGGCGATCCGATGACCCGCTTCGAGGACACGCAGCTGCTCCAGGGATTCCATCTGCTCGAGCCGGCCCGGTGGCAGCTCGGAGAAACGGCGCAGGAAACCCGCACGGTAGGCATAGATGCCGATATGCCGCAGCCACTGCCCCGGGGGAAGTTCGTCGCGCGACCGCGCGAAGCCGTCGCGGTGCCACGGGATCGGCGCCCGGCTGAAGTACAGCGCATCGCCGTTGGCCGCACGGACCAGCTTGACCGCATTGGGGTCGAACAAGGTCGCCGCGTCCTCGATGGGGACCGCCAGGGTCGCCATCGGCGCGCCGCTGTCCGCCAGCGTTTCGGCGACGGCGCGGATGCCGGCCGGTGGCGCGAACGGCTCGTCGCCCTGCAGGTTGACCACCAATGCAGCGTCGTCCCAGCCGGCGATGTCGGCGCATTCGGCCAGGCGGTCGCTGCCTGAGGCGTGGCGCTCGGAGGTCATCGCCACCTGCACTTCGGTTCCGGCCAGCGCATCGCGGATGCGGGCGTCGTCGGTGGCCACCCAGACCTGCTCCGCACCTGCAGCCAGCGCACGGCGTGCCACGTGGACGACCAGGGGCGTGCCTCCCAGCAATCGAAGCGGCTTGCCCGGCAGGCGCGAGGCGGCGTAGCGGGCGGGAATGGCGACGACGAAGGACGGCATGGCGGGCGGCTGCTCCAGTGCAGGGTCAGGACACGGGACGGGGCGGCGCGCCCAGCTTGTCGAGCAGCGCGATCCAGAAGGCTTCCGGCAACTGGGCGGCCACCGGCACGCTGTAGAACCAGTCGTTGGCCAGGCCCACGCATTTCACGGCGTCCTTCTCGGTCATCAGCACGGGCAGTTCGCTGCCGAACGAAAAATCTTCCGCGCGGTAGTCGTGATGATCGGCGAACGCGTGCGGCACCACGCCCAGGCCCCAGCCCCGCAGCATGGCGAAGAAGCGCGCCGGATGGCCGATGCCCGCGACCGCGTGCACGCGCTGGCCCGCGAACGAAGACAGTGCGCGCGGACGCCCGCCACGCAGCGGCACGGCGACCTCGGACTGCAGCTGCATCGGCCATTCGCCGAAAGCCGCGGCGGCGTCGGGCGAGGCCAGGTTGAGCACGCGGAAATCGCATTCGGCCGAACGCGCCACCGGTTCACGCAGCGGACCGGCCGGCATCATCCGGCCGTTGCCGTAGCGGCGCGCGCCGTCGATGACCTCGATCTCGATGTCGCGCTGCAGCCGGTAGTGCTGCAGGCCATCGTCGCAGACGATCACGTTGCAGCCGGCGGCGGCGAGCGCGCGTGCCGCGGCCACCCGGTCGCGATCGACACGCACGCGCGTCCCCGTCTGCCGCGCGATCAATACCGGTTCGTCGCCGCCCTCTCCGGGCGGCGTGGCCGCATCGACCCAGCGCGCCGTGGCTTCGTCGCGCCGGCCATAGCCCCGGCTGGCGACACCGGGCTTGAATCCCGCGGCGCGCAGGCGCTCCACCAATGCAATGGTCAGCGGTGTCTTGCCGGTGCCGCCCGCGGTGATGTTGCCGACGACGATCACCGGCACGCCGACACGCTGCCGACGCAACACGCCGTCGCGGTAGAGGCGCAGGCGCAAGGCGATCAGCGCGGCATAGACGCCGGACAGCGCGCGGGCCCAGAGGGGCACGGGAGCATCGCCGAACCAGTAGCCGGGGGTCTGCGCCACGCGCTTGCTCACCCCGGTTCGCCCTCGCGGAACTGCATCTGGTGCAGATGCGCATAGAGCCCGCCCTGCGCGAGGAGTTCGGCATGCGTGCCCTGCTCCACCAAGCGTCCCTGGTCGAGCACGAGGACCTGGTCGGCATGTTCGATGGTGGAGAGGCGGTGCGCGATCACCAGCGTGGTGCGGTCGGGCATCAGCTTCTGCAGTGCGTTCTGGACCAAGCGCTCAGATTCGTTGTCCAGCGCCGCGGTCGCTTCGTCGAGGATGAGGATCGGCGCGTCCTTCAGCATCGCGCGCGCGATGGCCAGGCGCTGGCGCTGGCCGCCCGACAGGCGTCCGCCCTTGTTCCCGATGGGCGCCTGCATGCCGTCCGGCAATTCCTGCACGAACTCCATCGCATTCGCGCCAAGGACGGCCGCCTCCATGCCGGCCGCGTCCGCGCCCTGCAGTTCGCCATAGGCGACGTTGGCGGCGACGGTGCCGTCGAACAGCATCACCTGCTGGCCCACCAGCGCGATCTGCCGGCGCAGGTCGGCGAGCGGATACTCCTGCAGCGGATGGCCATCCAGCAGGATCTGGCCCGATTCCGCTTCATAGAATCGCGGGATCAGCTTGATCAGCGTCGACTTGCCGCTGCCGGAGCGGCCGACGATGGCGGTGACCGTACCGGGCCGCGCCGTGAAGCTGATGCCTTCCAGGGCCGGGCGCGCCTGCCCCGGATAGCGCGTGGTGATGTCGCGGAATTCCAGCAGGCCCTGCGCACGGTCGAGAACGCGCGTGCCGGCATCCTGTTCGTCGTCGGCATCCAGTACCGAGAACAGGCGTTGCGCAGAGGCCACGCCGCGCTGGGTCATGTTCTGGACGTTGGTCAGCTGCTTCAGCGCGGGAATGATCGCCATCATCGACGTCATCAGCGAGACGAAGTCGCCTGCGGTGAGCCGCCCCGCCATCGCTTCGCGCCCGGCGATGAACAGCAGCGCCGCCAGGCCGGTGGCGCCCATCAGCTGGACCATGGCCGAGGAGATCGCGCGCGTCGACTCCACCTTCATCGACAGCTTGAGGTTGGTGTCGGCCAGCGAGGCGTAGCGGTCCATCTCGACCCGCTGCGCGCCGTAGACCTTCACTTCCTGCTGGTTCGACAGCGTCTGGTCGGCCGCCTGCAGCAGGTGCCCGGCGCTCTCCTGGATGCGGTGGCTGATGCGCCGGTAGCGCTTGGCCACCTTGTCCATCACCCACGCCAGCGGTGGCGCCAGCACCAGGATGGTCAGGGTCACCTGCCAGCTGTAATAGAGCATGACGCCGAGGGCGCCGATGACCTGCAGCGACTGCTGCACGACCACCTTCATCGCATCGATCGCTGCCTGCGACACCTGATCGCTGTCCGATCCCAGCCGGACCAGCATCGACGGGACCGGTTCGCTGTCGAAGCGCTGGCCGGGCATGCGCAGGTACTTGGCCAGCACGCGCACGCGCAGGTCGCGCGAAATGCTGCGCGCCGCCTTGCCCATGCTCATGTCGGTGATGTAGCCGGCCACGCCGCGCACGACGAACAGGCCGATGATCGCCAGCGGCATCCACTGGTTGATGTCGCTCGGCGTCACCAGGTTGTTGGTGACCGGGCTCATCAGCATCAGGAAGCCGCTGCCGGCCGCCGCTTCCAGCAGGGCGCCGAACGCCGCCGCCATCAGCAGCAGGCGGTAGGGCTTGGCGAAGCCGAGCAATCGCTTGTAGACCTGCCAGGGCGACTCGGTGCCGATCACTTCCGCGCCTCCGGCGCCGTGGCGATGTTGATCCGGCGGAACCCGAGCTGGCCCAGCGCATCCAGCGCGGTGACCACCGCCTGGTGCGGCGTGCGCGCGTCCGCGCGCAACAGCACGGGACGGGTGCGGTCGCTGCCCGCCACCTGTTCCAGGGTCTGCTTCAGCGCGTCGATATCGGTGCGCAGCACTTCGTGTTCGTCCACGAAGTAGCGGCCATCGGCGTTCACCAGCACGCTCAGCGTCTTCACCTGCGCGGCCACGGGCTCGCCGTTCGCGCTCGGCAACTGCAGTTGCAGCATCGAACGTGCGTCGAAGGTGGTGGTGATCACGAAGAAGATGATCAGCACCAGGATCACGTCGATCAGCGGCACCAGGTTGAGATCGGGCTCGTCCTGCGCGCGGTCGTCACGGATGCGCATGCGGCGGCCTCAGGAACCCGTCGCCGCCGGCGTGGCGGCCGGACGCGGCACCACGCGCGGATGGCGGGCCTCCAGGGCATCCACCAGCGCACTGGCCTCCTTCTCCATCTCCATCACATAGCCGGTCACCCGGCCACGGAAATAGCGGTGGAACAGCAGCGCCGGGATCGCCACGATCATGCCCGCGGCCGCACACACCAGCGCCTTGCCGATGCCGCCGGCCAGCGCGTTGACGTCGCCGAGTCCGCTGTCCTGGATGCCGAGGAACATCTGGATCATGCCGACCACGGTGCCCAGCAGGCCCAGCAGCGGACCCGCGGAGGCGATGCTGCCCAGCGCATTGAGGAACTTCTCCATGCGATGGACCAGATGGCGGCCGGTGTCCTCGATGCGCTCGCGGATCTGGTCGCGCGGCTTGTTCCTCACATCCAGCGCCGCGGCCAGCAGTTCACCCAGCGGCGAGTTGCGGCGCAGCGACTCGATATGGGCCGGCTCCAGCTGGCCGCGGGCGGCCCAGGTGCGGACTTCCTCGCCCAGGCCGGGCGGCAGGATGTCCTTGCGGCGCAGCGACCAGAAGCGTTCCACCACGATGGCCAGCGCCAGCACGCCGAGCAGCAGCAGCGGGATCATCGGCCAACCGCCGGCCTTCACCAGTTCCAGCACGTTCAGTCCTCCGGCGCACCCGGCCGTCCGTCTTCGAGCCGATAGGATAGCCCACCGGCCCGTTGGCGCCGCACGGCGTCCCAGGGATGCGCCCGGTCGTGACGCCGCTCACGGACCGCGAGCCCCCCGCGTCCCACCCAGACGCGCACCGCCCCGCTGGACTGCGTGTCCAGCACCTCGGCACCCGATTCACGCCAGCGGGCGACCACGTCGTCACGCGGATGGCGGAAGCGGTTGCCGAACCCGCTGGAGCCCACCGCCAGTCGCGCGCCCACCGCGCGCACGAACCCGCCCGCCGATGAGCCGGCACTGCCGTGATGCGGCAGGACCACGACGTCGCTGCGGAGCCATCCGGCCTGCCTGCGCACCAGCCCTGCCTCGACCTGCGTGCCGATGTCCCCGGGC
Protein-coding regions in this window:
- the kdsB gene encoding 3-deoxy-manno-octulosonate cytidylyltransferase, coding for MPSFVVAIPARYAASRLPGKPLRLLGGTPLVVHVARRALAAGAEQVWVATDDARIRDALAGTEVQVAMTSERHASGSDRLAECADIAGWDDAALVVNLQGDEPFAPPAGIRAVAETLADSGAPMATLAVPIEDAATLFDPNAVKLVRAANGDALYFSRAPIPWHRDGFARSRDELPPGQWLRHIGIYAYRAGFLRRFSELPPGRLEQMESLEQLRVLEAGHRIAVALTPAPFPPGVDTPEDLARAEALLQGGA
- a CDS encoding MotA/TolQ/ExbB proton channel family protein; amino-acid sequence: MLELVKAGGWPMIPLLLLGVLALAIVVERFWSLRRKDILPPGLGEEVRTWAARGQLEPAHIESLRRNSPLGELLAAALDVRNKPRDQIRERIEDTGRHLVHRMEKFLNALGSIASAGPLLGLLGTVVGMIQMFLGIQDSGLGDVNALAGGIGKALVCAAAGMIVAIPALLFHRYFRGRVTGYVMEMEKEASALVDALEARHPRVVPRPAATPAATGS
- the lpxK gene encoding tetraacyldisaccharide 4'-kinase — translated: MSKRVAQTPGYWFGDAPVPLWARALSGVYAALIALRLRLYRDGVLRRQRVGVPVIVVGNITAGGTGKTPLTIALVERLRAAGFKPGVASRGYGRRDEATARWVDAATPPGEGGDEPVLIARQTGTRVRVDRDRVAAARALAAAGCNVIVCDDGLQHYRLQRDIEIEVIDGARRYGNGRMMPAGPLREPVARSAECDFRVLNLASPDAAAAFGEWPMQLQSEVAVPLRGGRPRALSSFAGQRVHAVAGIGHPARFFAMLRGWGLGVVPHAFADHHDYRAEDFSFGSELPVLMTEKDAVKCVGLANDWFYSVPVAAQLPEAFWIALLDKLGAPPRPVS
- a CDS encoding biopolymer transporter ExbD, producing the protein MRIRDDRAQDEPDLNLVPLIDVILVLIIFFVITTTFDARSMLQLQLPSANGEPVAAQVKTLSVLVNADGRYFVDEHEVLRTDIDALKQTLEQVAGSDRTRPVLLRADARTPHQAVVTALDALGQLGFRRINIATAPEARK
- a CDS encoding low molecular weight protein-tyrosine-phosphatase; protein product: MKLLMVCLGNICRSPMAEGALRARLEASRLAGRVEVDSAGTGGWHAGEAPDRRAIACARGHGVDISGQRARQLRPTDFDDFDWLLCADENNLRDVVQRAPAGRRDRVVLLLDWAGTQPSGEIPDPYTGGPEDFQQVWRLVDSAAQAVVARLCAM
- the msbA gene encoding lipid A export permease/ATP-binding protein MsbA, producing the protein MAAAFGALLEAAAGSGFLMLMSPVTNNLVTPSDINQWMPLAIIGLFVVRGVAGYITDMSMGKAARSISRDLRVRVLAKYLRMPGQRFDSEPVPSMLVRLGSDSDQVSQAAIDAMKVVVQQSLQVIGALGVMLYYSWQVTLTILVLAPPLAWVMDKVAKRYRRISHRIQESAGHLLQAADQTLSNQQEVKVYGAQRVEMDRYASLADTNLKLSMKVESTRAISSAMVQLMGATGLAALLFIAGREAMAGRLTAGDFVSLMTSMMAIIPALKQLTNVQNMTQRGVASAQRLFSVLDADDEQDAGTRVLDRAQGLLEFRDITTRYPGQARPALEGISFTARPGTVTAIVGRSGSGKSTLIKLIPRFYEAESGQILLDGHPLQEYPLADLRRQIALVGQQVMLFDGTVAANVAYGELQGADAAGMEAAVLGANAMEFVQELPDGMQAPIGNKGGRLSGGQRQRLAIARAMLKDAPILILDEATAALDNESERLVQNALQKLMPDRTTLVIAHRLSTIEHADQVLVLDQGRLVEQGTHAELLAQGGLYAHLHQMQFREGEPG